ACAGATCACCcttcttgtgtgtctgtgtctgcagtcggGACCTGACACaggaagatggagaaagagTCAAGAACAGAAATATAATAACACAGACAGATAACAGCACGTAGAAAggttgttttgctgctgttcgAAACCAGCAGCAGTGGACTGCATGTATGAACAGAACGTTCTGGGACCCACCATGTTTGCAGAAGCCTCGGTCGTACCAGGGACAGTCTTTGATCTTGGACTCTGGGTCGATGTGCAGAAATGGACATTCCTTGTTGCTACACTCACCTGCAAGGAtcaacacacaagcaaaaacaaagacaaacaggctCAAATCATTAACCAGCACagcagaaaggaggaaaaaatacaCACTTGGCAAACTAATAACAGGATGCTGATCAACAGTCACAAGGCAAACACAGTCACTGAGCTCATCTGTGCCATTTAGAGAAAGGGAACGAACCAAACTTGGAGTAGAAGTAGCACTCAGGCATTTTGGTCATGTCGTATTCATGGAGAAACTCGCACTGGTCTCCCTTCTTGCACAGTCCTCGGAGCCAGTGCTTACACACCACCGTCTTCTCTCCACTGATGTGGCGGAACGGACACATCCCACCTGacagtggaaacacaaaaatgatCAACAGAAACAACTGCACAAGTTTCCTAATTCATACCCACTGGGCCGTCGCACTAATTCCTAATCGCTCCAGTTGACTGTCAGGCTACAAGAGAATTAagtattttctattttcatacTTAGATCTGAAAATCTTGACCTACCCTCATGATATGCATGTATCCACTGAGATGGTTGCACAAACGTAGCAAATAGCTGCATTTCATGATCTTCAGTTACTGCTAATTTAAAGCAGTCACTTCCTGCTAAAAgtggcttttatttttgctgtccTGGTGGAGGGAGAACCACCCACGCCTTGCCCAAATCCCAAAACCTAATTATTGTTAACTGCATGAGAATCTTTGGCAAACTAAccgaaaaaaaaatattataaaattattGACCTGCTGCCTAAGATGCGCTCCTTATCATTTCAAATACAGGTAAGAGTCCTATCATCCATGTGACAAGACATAACATTCATATTCAGCATCAAACAAAACGCAGTATAAAAATCCATATACAAATAGAGGCAGTATTATTCAGCAACTTAACATATGGCTGAAATCAATAATATAGTATGAATGACATATGAGTCGCTCCCCTTTATAGAACTGAAACAGTAAATTGCTGAAGTATCACTTTAAGTCATTAAAGTCTAattcttttctcattttactGATTTATCATTGTCCGTCAGATTGATTTAGTTATTCTCATCATGTACGACACTACATAATGTGCAGCTCAGCTTCATGCAGAACAAAGATTCCATCTACAGCTGCTGAAATGTTGTCGTGTTGTGTTTTTACCTTTCAGACAAGCTGCTCTCATGAAGAACTCGCACACAGCAGAGCCCGATTCTGCAGAAAGACACATTATTACAACCAAGTTAAGAAACTGAGAGCACATTAAGCTGTCACGGACAAAGTCCCAGCCGTTACAGTTTACCTACAACGGCTAAGTACCAGCTAGCACCCGAGCACTTACTGTCCATGCCGGGGAAAGGCAGAGGCTGAGCACCCAACTGCTGCTCCACAGCGATCTCCAGGTCGAACTTGATGTGGTCCACGTTAGCCAGTATCTcctgcatgtctgcatgtgttaGTTTGCCAAGCTGCGATCAGAGAAATGTCCGTTTCTGTTAGCTAGCTTGAAGCTGAGCTACTTAGCTAAGGACTTCTTCCTCAGCCAGCTAAAGTGGTTAACGAGGCTAGCCGGGCTAACCGATACTCTAACAACAATCAGCGTGCTCCCCGACGAGAAATTGCAATAGCTGCTGTTCTTTTGTGGTTTTAAGGTGCTGTTTTGAAGAAACACCCTGGACACTGGTCAGTGTGTAACTTCTTGTTTGTCAC
The window above is part of the Toxotes jaculatrix isolate fToxJac2 chromosome 18, fToxJac2.pri, whole genome shotgun sequence genome. Proteins encoded here:
- the cpsf4 gene encoding cleavage and polyadenylation specificity factor subunit 4; its protein translation is MQEILANVDHIKFDLEIAVEQQLGAQPLPFPGMDKSGSAVCEFFMRAACLKGGMCPFRHISGEKTVVCKHWLRGLCKKGDQCEFLHEYDMTKMPECYFYSKFGECSNKECPFLHIDPESKIKDCPWYDRGFCKHGPDCRHRHTRRVICVNYLVGFCPEGKSCKFMHPRFELPMGASEQPPLPQQTQNQTKPVPTIGRSSLSLIQLTNSSPGQRPQNNTAGGAIQQNNLTANRGPRPLDQVTCYKCGEKGHYANKCTKGHLAFLSGQ